Proteins from a single region of Streptomyces sp. TN58:
- a CDS encoding DUF5655 domain-containing protein has translation MPDLKLFITKSGVTEVAPRLAEAEADVQDLIEAHMQAMLGVTFLASEYSTGPVHSGRIDSLGIDENGAPVIVEYKRGTDAGVINQGLFYMAWLLDHRDTFRHLVRDRLGAHAAAQVLWSAPRLICVAGDFTRYDIHAVREHRHAIDLVRYRYFGSEHVGLETVASFAGRAAARKSGSRTRGTAKVQRTAMKAEAMVKLAAAVDEVLLGLGDDLTKVSNQTYTAYRRMQNYACLVPPKKAKLLVYLKADPATVDLVPGFARDVTGLGHHGTGDLELTLQTERDLERAADYFRQSYALA, from the coding sequence GTGCCGGACCTGAAATTGTTCATCACGAAGAGCGGCGTGACCGAGGTCGCGCCGCGTTTGGCTGAGGCCGAGGCAGATGTGCAGGACCTCATCGAGGCGCACATGCAGGCCATGCTCGGGGTGACGTTCCTGGCGAGCGAGTACAGCACCGGACCGGTGCACAGCGGGCGGATCGATTCGCTGGGCATCGACGAGAACGGTGCGCCGGTGATCGTGGAGTACAAGCGCGGCACGGACGCGGGCGTGATCAACCAGGGCCTCTTCTACATGGCCTGGTTGCTCGACCACCGGGATACCTTTCGGCACCTGGTCCGCGACCGGCTCGGGGCCCACGCTGCGGCCCAGGTGCTGTGGAGCGCACCGAGGCTGATTTGCGTGGCCGGCGACTTTACCCGCTACGACATCCACGCCGTCCGCGAGCACCGGCACGCCATCGATCTGGTCCGCTACCGGTACTTCGGCAGCGAGCACGTTGGTCTTGAGACGGTGGCCTCCTTCGCCGGCCGTGCCGCGGCGCGGAAGTCTGGCAGCCGGACCCGGGGCACGGCGAAGGTGCAGCGGACCGCGATGAAGGCCGAGGCCATGGTCAAGCTGGCCGCGGCGGTCGACGAGGTGCTGCTCGGGCTCGGTGATGACCTCACGAAGGTCTCGAACCAGACCTACACCGCGTACCGGCGTATGCAGAACTACGCGTGCCTGGTCCCGCCGAAGAAGGCCAAGCTGCTGGTCTACCTGAAGGCCGACCCGGCGACGGTCGACCTCGTGCCCGGCTTCGCGCGTGACGTGACGGGGCTCGGCCACCACGGCACCGGTGACCTGGAGCTGACGCTCCAGACCGAGCGGGACCTGGAGCGCGCAGCCGACTACTTCCGGCAGAGCTACGCCCTGGCGTGA
- the hydA gene encoding dihydropyrimidinase has protein sequence MTRTLITGGLVITAAEEVHADVLIEGGRVVAMATAGSQAWTADRVIDASQKYVVPGGVDAHTHMELPFGGTFASDTFETGTRAAAWGGTTTIVDFAVQSQGQSLRAGLDAWYGKADGNCAIDYAFHMIVSDVNEHTLKEMDGLVEEGVSSFKLFMAYPGVFYSDDGQILRAMQRASSNGGLIMMHAENGIAIDVLIEQALARGETDPRYHGEVRKALLEAEATHRAIQLARVAGSPLYVVHVSAEEAVAELAAARDMGLPVFGETCPQYLFLSTDNLAEPEFEGAKYVCSTPLRPREHQAALWRGLRTNDLQVVSTDHCPFCFRGQKELGRGDFSKIPNGLPGVENRMDLLHQAVVDGHISRRRWIEIACASPARMFGMYPQKGTIAPGSDADIVIYDPHAEQVISAETHHMNVDYSAYEGKQITGRVDTVLSRGDLVIDQNEYVGRAGHGAFIHRSTCQYL, from the coding sequence ATGACCAGAACCCTCATTACCGGCGGCCTCGTGATCACCGCTGCCGAAGAGGTACACGCGGATGTTCTGATCGAGGGCGGCCGCGTTGTGGCAATGGCGACCGCGGGCAGTCAGGCCTGGACTGCCGACCGGGTGATCGATGCCTCCCAGAAATATGTGGTCCCGGGCGGGGTCGACGCGCACACGCACATGGAGCTGCCGTTCGGCGGCACTTTCGCATCGGACACGTTCGAGACCGGGACGCGAGCCGCGGCCTGGGGCGGTACGACGACGATCGTCGATTTCGCGGTCCAGTCGCAGGGGCAGTCCCTGCGGGCCGGCCTTGACGCCTGGTACGGCAAGGCCGACGGGAACTGCGCGATCGACTACGCATTTCACATGATCGTCTCGGACGTCAACGAGCACACGCTCAAGGAAATGGACGGACTCGTCGAAGAGGGCGTAAGTTCGTTCAAATTGTTTATGGCATATCCGGGAGTGTTTTACTCGGACGACGGCCAGATCCTGCGCGCGATGCAGCGGGCCTCTTCCAATGGCGGCCTGATTATGATGCACGCTGAGAACGGCATCGCGATCGACGTGCTCATCGAGCAGGCCCTGGCCCGCGGCGAGACCGATCCCCGGTATCACGGCGAGGTGCGCAAGGCCCTTCTGGAGGCCGAAGCCACACACCGCGCGATCCAACTGGCCCGGGTGGCGGGCTCCCCGCTGTACGTGGTCCACGTATCGGCGGAGGAGGCGGTGGCGGAGCTGGCGGCGGCCCGGGACATGGGGCTGCCGGTCTTCGGGGAGACCTGCCCGCAGTACCTCTTCCTGTCGACCGACAACCTGGCCGAGCCGGAGTTCGAGGGCGCCAAGTACGTCTGCTCCACGCCGCTGCGCCCCCGCGAGCACCAGGCGGCCCTGTGGCGGGGGCTGCGGACGAACGACCTCCAGGTGGTCTCCACCGACCACTGCCCGTTCTGCTTCCGCGGGCAGAAGGAGCTGGGCCGCGGGGACTTCTCGAAGATCCCGAACGGTCTCCCCGGGGTGGAGAACCGTATGGACCTGCTCCACCAGGCCGTCGTGGATGGGCACATCAGCCGCCGCCGCTGGATCGAGATCGCCTGCGCGAGCCCGGCCCGGATGTTCGGCATGTACCCGCAGAAGGGCACCATCGCGCCCGGCTCCGATGCCGACATCGTCATCTACGACCCGCACGCCGAGCAGGTCATCTCCGCCGAGACCCACCACATGAACGTGGACTACTCGGCGTACGAGGGCAAGCAGATCACCGGACGCGTCGACACGGTCCTCTCCCGCGGCGACCTCGTCATCGACCAGAACGAGTACGTAGGCCGGGCCGGCCACGGGGCCTTCATCCACCGTTCCACCTGCCAGTACCTCTAG
- a CDS encoding aspartate aminotransferase family protein: MTDPTPLHSRHRTVLPDWLALYYADPIELTHGEGRHVWDADGNRYLDFFGGILTTMTAHALPEVTKAVSEQAGRIIHSSTLYLNRPMVELAERVAALSGIPDARVFFTTSGTEANDTALLLATTYRRSNQILAMRNSYHGRSFSTVSITGNRGWSPTSLSPLQTYYVHGAVRTRGPLAHLDDTAFTAAAVADLEDVLGQARGGVAALIAEPIQGVGGFTSPPDGLYGAFREVLDRHGILWISDEVQTGWGRTGEHFWGWQAHAQNGPPDILTFAKGIGNGMSIGGVVARAEVMNCIDSNSISTFGGSPVTMAAGVANLGYLLEHDLQGNARRVGGLLLECLRQIAATVPAVREVRGRGLMAGIELTRPGTDQADPDAASAVLEAAREGGLLLGKGGGHNTSVLRIAPPLSLTVAEAEEGAEILEQALRSIQ, from the coding sequence GTGACCGACCCCACTCCGCTCCACAGCCGCCACCGCACCGTCCTGCCCGACTGGCTCGCGCTCTACTACGCCGACCCCATCGAGCTCACGCACGGCGAGGGCCGCCACGTCTGGGACGCCGACGGCAACCGCTACCTCGACTTCTTCGGCGGCATCCTCACCACCATGACCGCCCACGCGCTGCCCGAGGTCACCAAGGCCGTCTCCGAGCAGGCCGGACGGATCATCCACTCCTCCACCCTGTACCTCAACCGGCCGATGGTCGAACTCGCCGAGCGGGTGGCCGCACTGTCCGGCATCCCCGACGCCCGCGTCTTCTTCACGACCTCCGGCACCGAGGCCAACGACACCGCCCTGCTGCTCGCGACGACGTACCGCCGCTCCAACCAGATCCTGGCGATGCGCAACAGCTACCACGGCCGGTCCTTCTCCACCGTCTCCATCACCGGCAACCGCGGCTGGTCCCCGACCAGCCTGTCCCCGTTGCAGACGTACTACGTCCACGGTGCCGTCCGCACCCGCGGCCCCCTCGCCCACCTCGACGACACCGCCTTCACCGCCGCGGCCGTCGCCGACCTCGAAGACGTACTCGGCCAGGCCCGCGGGGGAGTGGCCGCCCTCATCGCGGAGCCGATCCAGGGCGTCGGCGGCTTCACCTCCCCGCCCGACGGCCTGTACGGCGCCTTCCGCGAGGTCCTCGACCGCCACGGCATCCTGTGGATCAGCGACGAGGTGCAGACCGGCTGGGGCCGTACCGGCGAGCACTTCTGGGGCTGGCAGGCGCACGCCCAGAACGGCCCGCCGGACATCCTCACCTTCGCCAAGGGCATCGGCAACGGCATGTCCATCGGCGGCGTCGTCGCCCGCGCCGAGGTGATGAACTGCATCGACTCCAACTCCATCTCCACCTTCGGCGGCTCCCCCGTCACCATGGCGGCCGGCGTCGCCAACCTCGGCTACCTGCTGGAACACGACCTCCAGGGCAACGCACGACGCGTCGGCGGCCTGCTCCTGGAATGCCTGCGCCAGATCGCCGCCACCGTCCCCGCCGTCCGCGAGGTCCGCGGCCGGGGCCTGATGGCCGGCATCGAACTCACCAGGCCCGGCACCGACCAGGCCGACCCCGACGCCGCCTCCGCCGTCCTGGAGGCCGCCCGCGAAGGCGGCCTGCTCCTCGGCAAGGGCGGCGGCCACAACACCAGCGTGCTGCGCATCGCGCCGCCGCTCTCCCTCACCGTCGCCGAGGCGGAAGAGGGCGCCGAGATCCTCGAACAGGCCTTGCGCAGCATCCAGTAG
- a CDS encoding transposase family protein, producing the protein MGAGWKNQLVFVDRLLARLVHPRHGITHDVLACLFGVDCSTITRAIGDVHPARRARVHDQPRRPAADPGRGRRPPQRRRTGWDHRRHRDPVPPSDLRTTGPGHLRPFTCSAPRPRTPSTLRTSSKRRRPTVGTIPGITHMSDFT; encoded by the coding sequence GTGGGAGCAGGCTGGAAGAACCAGCTGGTGTTCGTCGACCGGCTCCTGGCCAGGCTCGTCCATCCCCGTCACGGGATCACCCATGACGTGCTGGCCTGCTTGTTCGGCGTGGACTGCTCCACCATCACCCGGGCCATCGGCGATGTGCACCCCGCTCGCCGAGCGCGGGTGCACGATCAGCCCCGGCGTCCGGCTGCGGACCCTGGCCGAGGTCGTCGACCACCTCAGCGCCGACGAACGGGATGGGATCATCGACGGCACCGAGATCCGGTTCCGCCGTCCGACCTCCGGACGACGGGACCAGGACACCTCCGACCTTTTACATGTTCAGCGCCGCGGCCCCGCACGCCCTCGACGTTGCGCACGTCATCGAAGCGGCGCAGGCCGACGGTTGGGACGATTCCAGGAATCACCCATATGTCCGATTTTACGTGA
- a CDS encoding nitrilase-related carbon-nitrogen hydrolase, which translates to MAQVVRAALVQATWTGDTESMIAKHEEYARRAAAEGAKIIGFQEVFNAPYFCQVQEPEHYRWAEAVPDGPTVRRMQDLARETGMVVVVPVFELESEGFYYNTAAVIDADGTYLGKYRKHHIPQVKGFWEKYYFRPGNLGWPVFDTAVGRIGVYICYDRHFPEGWRQLGLAGAQLVYNPSATHRGLSAYLWQLEQPAAAVANEYFVAAINRIGQEEYGDNDFYGTSYFVDPRGRFVGDVASDKEEELLVRDLDFDLIKEVRDQWAFYRDRRPDAYGGLVQP; encoded by the coding sequence ATGGCCCAAGTCGTCCGCGCCGCGCTGGTCCAGGCCACCTGGACCGGAGACACCGAATCGATGATCGCCAAGCACGAGGAGTACGCCCGCCGGGCCGCCGCCGAAGGCGCGAAGATCATCGGTTTTCAGGAAGTGTTCAACGCCCCCTACTTCTGCCAGGTCCAGGAGCCCGAGCACTACCGCTGGGCCGAGGCCGTCCCCGACGGCCCGACCGTCCGCCGCATGCAGGACCTCGCCCGCGAGACCGGGATGGTCGTCGTCGTCCCCGTCTTCGAGCTGGAGAGCGAGGGGTTCTACTACAACACCGCCGCCGTCATCGACGCCGACGGCACCTACCTGGGCAAGTACCGCAAGCACCACATCCCGCAGGTCAAGGGCTTCTGGGAGAAGTACTACTTCCGCCCCGGCAACCTCGGCTGGCCGGTCTTCGACACCGCCGTCGGCCGGATCGGCGTCTACATCTGCTACGACCGCCACTTCCCCGAGGGATGGCGCCAACTGGGCCTGGCCGGCGCCCAACTGGTCTACAACCCCTCCGCCACCCACCGCGGCCTCTCCGCCTACCTCTGGCAGCTGGAACAGCCCGCCGCGGCCGTCGCCAACGAGTACTTCGTCGCCGCGATCAACCGCATCGGCCAGGAGGAGTACGGCGACAACGACTTCTACGGCACCAGCTACTTCGTCGACCCGCGCGGCCGCTTCGTCGGGGACGTCGCCAGCGACAAGGAGGAGGAACTCCTCGTCCGCGACCTCGACTTCGACCTGATCAAGGAGGTCCGCGACCAGTGGGCCTTCTACCGCGACCGCCGCCCCGACGCCTACGGAGGGCTCGTACAACCGTGA
- a CDS encoding TIGR03842 family LLM class F420-dependent oxidoreductase, whose translation MDFGLVLQTDPPASQVVSLMKRAERNGFRYGWTFDSAVLWQEPFVIYSQILANTQKLHVGPMVTNPGTRTWEVTASTFATLNDMYGNRTVCGIGRGDSAMRVAGRAPNTLARLGEAIDVIRDLAEGREAEVDGKALRIPWIKDGKLPVWMAAYGPKALALTGQKADGFILQLADPFLTEWMVKAVRQAATDAGRDPASVTICVAAPAYVTADDSPQALAHARDQCRWFGGMVGNHVADLVSRYGEHSAMVPEELTAYIKDRHGYDYSHHGRAGNPSTDFVPDEIVDRFCLLGPAEAHIAKLRHLRDLGVDQFAVYDMHDNREATIDAYGTFVIPAFR comes from the coding sequence ATGGACTTCGGCCTCGTCCTGCAGACCGACCCGCCCGCCTCCCAGGTCGTCAGCCTGATGAAGCGCGCCGAGAGGAACGGCTTCCGCTACGGCTGGACCTTCGACTCGGCCGTGCTCTGGCAGGAACCCTTCGTCATCTACAGCCAGATCCTGGCCAACACGCAGAAGCTGCACGTCGGCCCGATGGTCACCAACCCCGGCACCCGCACCTGGGAGGTGACCGCCTCAACCTTCGCCACCCTCAACGACATGTACGGCAACCGCACCGTCTGCGGTATCGGCCGCGGCGACTCCGCCATGCGCGTCGCCGGCCGCGCCCCCAACACCCTCGCCCGGCTCGGCGAGGCCATCGACGTCATCCGCGACCTCGCCGAGGGCCGCGAGGCCGAGGTCGACGGCAAGGCGCTGCGGATCCCGTGGATCAAGGACGGGAAACTCCCCGTCTGGATGGCGGCGTACGGCCCCAAGGCACTCGCCCTGACCGGCCAGAAGGCGGACGGGTTCATCCTCCAGCTGGCCGACCCCTTCCTCACGGAGTGGATGGTCAAGGCCGTACGGCAGGCCGCGACCGACGCCGGCCGCGACCCGGCGTCGGTGACCATCTGCGTGGCCGCCCCCGCGTACGTCACGGCCGACGACTCCCCGCAGGCCCTGGCCCACGCCCGCGACCAGTGCCGCTGGTTCGGCGGGATGGTCGGCAATCACGTCGCGGACCTCGTCTCCCGCTACGGCGAGCACTCCGCGATGGTCCCCGAGGAGCTCACCGCGTACATCAAGGACCGGCACGGCTACGACTACAGCCACCACGGCCGCGCCGGGAACCCCTCCACGGACTTCGTTCCCGACGAGATCGTCGACCGCTTCTGCCTCCTGGGCCCGGCCGAGGCCCACATCGCCAAACTCCGCCACCTGCGCGACCTGGGCGTCGACCAGTTCGCCGTCTACGACATGCACGACAACCGCGAGGCCACCATCGACGCGTACGGCACCTTCGTCATCCCCGCGTTCCGTTGA